A genomic stretch from Desulfurococcaceae archaeon MEX13E-LK6-19 includes:
- a CDS encoding sugar ABC transporter permease: MPKVTTIKDFLVFVGPILIIISVLYFMIIETIYVSMSDWRSARISLNFVGLENYQRIFSTERFWIDLRNNLMWIAIFVVPTSFLGLVIAYLMMITGKETLFRTILLIPTAMSMVVSATIWVWMYGENGAINTLLDMIGLGFLKHSWIADPGTALYALIFVTVWLYLGFATVVFEATIKSIDKAIIEAARIDGASGFKIFYRIILPLSKSGFLVTIPLLSLAILKLFDLVFVATRGGPGYATDVLGMYMWEMAFWARFMADGAAIAVVMFALSLVIVIPYAVTALRRWFR; this comes from the coding sequence GTGCCTAAGGTAACAACGATCAAGGACTTCCTTGTATTCGTTGGACCAATATTGATAATAATATCGGTTCTCTACTTCATGATAATAGAGACAATATATGTGTCGATGAGTGACTGGAGGAGCGCCAGGATATCACTTAACTTTGTTGGACTAGAAAACTACCAGAGGATCTTTAGTACAGAAAGATTCTGGATAGACTTACGCAACAACCTTATGTGGATAGCCATATTCGTTGTACCCACATCCTTCCTTGGACTAGTAATAGCCTATTTAATGATGATTACTGGCAAGGAAACATTGTTTAGAACAATACTATTGATACCAACAGCAATGTCAATGGTTGTATCAGCTACAATATGGGTCTGGATGTACGGCGAAAACGGTGCAATAAATACTCTACTAGACATGATTGGGCTAGGCTTCCTGAAGCACTCGTGGATAGCAGACCCCGGTACAGCATTGTACGCACTGATCTTCGTCACGGTATGGCTCTACCTAGGCTTCGCCACAGTAGTATTCGAGGCAACCATAAAGAGTATCGATAAAGCTATTATCGAGGCAGCTAGAATCGATGGAGCATCTGGTTTCAAGATATTCTACAGAATAATACTGCCTCTCTCTAAGTCGGGGTTCCTTGTAACAATACCTTTGCTCTCACTAGCTATACTCAAGCTATTCGACCTAGTATTTGTTGCAACACGTGGCGGACCCGGATACGCCACCGACGTCCTAGGTATGTACATGTGGGAAATGGCGTTCTGGGCTAGGTTCATGGCTGACGGTGCTGCCATAGCTGTCGTGATGTTCGCGCTATCGCTAGTGATCGTAATACCATACGCCGTAACAGCTTTGAGGAGGTGGTTCAGGTAA
- a CDS encoding extracellular solute-binding protein, translating to MVSPRAISKTIAAVIAVIIIIAIIGGVAWWYYTQQPTKKEELVIYHWWTAGGEREAIDKVFAIYKDEYGIDIVENPVAGGAGAVMKAVIWGLLAAGTPPDTFQVHAGGELKEYVDAGYLEPVDEVWDELGLKDVIPETLQAMCKFNGHYYAVPINVHRSNVLWYNPKIFDELKIIDKFGDPREWNLTTLLEVARYIKQHKPDVAPIALATRNKWPLTHLFEVLLVLHGGPEIYVKFWTGKFNYNDPNDPVWKAVRDVLEVIGTMAKEGLFNSNHPELTWDQAAALVAQGKAAMYIHGDWVAGYYIANNYKYGEDWAAAPFPKNVFILLSDSFNMPKNAPHPDAAKKWLLVVGSKEAQEQFNLIKGSIPARTDVSPSYPDPYRPETAEDFKKSTLVPSAVHGGVSKEAFVTEMHNILTNMITAIGAGTSVEDAVNAAIASIQNAIPNTGLPDFWAGVSVDYFITRRS from the coding sequence ATGGTCTCCCCTCGGGCTATTTCTAAAACCATTGCAGCTGTAATAGCTGTTATTATCATAATCGCGATCATTGGTGGAGTCGCCTGGTGGTATTACACTCAGCAGCCCACGAAGAAAGAGGAGTTGGTGATCTACCACTGGTGGACAGCTGGTGGTGAGAGAGAAGCCATAGACAAGGTATTCGCGATTTACAAGGATGAGTATGGAATCGATATTGTTGAGAACCCTGTTGCAGGTGGCGCTGGAGCCGTAATGAAGGCTGTTATATGGGGCCTCTTGGCAGCCGGGACTCCACCAGATACGTTCCAGGTTCACGCTGGTGGTGAGCTGAAAGAATATGTTGACGCAGGTTACCTCGAGCCTGTTGATGAAGTATGGGACGAGCTTGGCTTAAAGGATGTTATCCCCGAGACACTCCAGGCCATGTGTAAGTTCAATGGACACTACTACGCTGTACCAATCAACGTACACAGATCCAACGTACTATGGTACAACCCCAAGATCTTTGATGAACTAAAGATTATTGACAAGTTCGGTGACCCAAGAGAATGGAACCTAACAACACTACTCGAAGTCGCCAGGTACATCAAACAGCACAAGCCAGACGTAGCCCCCATAGCTCTTGCTACTAGAAACAAGTGGCCTCTAACACACTTATTCGAGGTACTACTAGTCCTCCACGGTGGACCCGAGATCTACGTGAAGTTCTGGACAGGCAAGTTCAACTACAACGACCCCAACGACCCCGTATGGAAGGCTGTTAGAGACGTACTAGAAGTAATAGGTACAATGGCCAAGGAGGGCTTGTTCAACAGCAACCACCCAGAGCTAACATGGGACCAGGCTGCAGCACTAGTAGCACAAGGCAAGGCAGCCATGTACATCCACGGTGACTGGGTAGCCGGCTACTACATAGCAAACAACTACAAGTACGGCGAGGACTGGGCTGCAGCACCATTCCCCAAGAACGTGTTCATACTACTATCAGACTCCTTCAACATGCCTAAGAACGCTCCACACCCAGATGCAGCCAAGAAATGGCTACTCGTAGTAGGCTCCAAGGAGGCACAAGAACAGTTCAACCTAATCAAAGGCTCAATCCCTGCTCGTACAGACGTATCACCAAGCTATCCAGACCCCTATAGACCCGAGACAGCAGAAGACTTCAAGAAATCAACACTAGTGCCAAGCGCTGTACACGGCGGTGTCTCGAAGGAGGCCTTTGTAACAGAGATGCACAACATACTAACCAACATGATCACCGCCATTGGCGCTGGAACAAGCGTTGAAGACGCGGTCAACGCCGCTATTGCATCCATACAGAACGCTATACCAAACACTGGCCTACCAGACTTCTGGGCCGGCGTATCAGTAGACTACTTCATAACAAGGAGGAGCTAA
- a CDS encoding QueT transporter family protein: protein MRSRLTIESAKAAVIAAVYAAVTIVLQPISFGPLQVRISDALLPLPYIPYFGFPAVIGLTIGCLLANMVSPYGIIDIVLGTLTNFAAGLFAWSIGKTYYGKEWAKVLVLIAQILIVTVIIGVVLLHIIFAIELEYAVPGVLLGSTISIGVGGYILLTTIEKRMPRLWK, encoded by the coding sequence ATGAGGTCTCGTTTGACTATAGAGTCGGCTAAAGCAGCTGTGATAGCAGCTGTTTATGCTGCTGTGACCATAGTGCTCCAGCCAATTAGCTTCGGTCCACTCCAGGTGAGGATAAGTGATGCATTGCTACCCTTACCTTATATACCGTACTTCGGGTTCCCAGCTGTAATAGGATTGACTATAGGGTGTTTACTAGCAAACATGGTTTCCCCATACGGGATCATAGACATTGTCTTGGGTACGCTCACTAATTTCGCTGCAGGCTTATTCGCCTGGTCTATAGGCAAGACATACTATGGTAAAGAATGGGCGAAGGTACTCGTGCTTATAGCACAGATATTAATTGTCACAGTAATCATAGGTGTTGTACTGCTTCACATAATATTCGCTATCGAGCTGGAATATGCAGTACCAGGTGTGCTCCTAGGCTCAACAATAAGTATTGGTGTTGGCGGGTATATCCTGCTGACAACTATTGAGAAGAGGATGCCTAGACTATGGAAGTAA
- a CDS encoding ABC transporter ATP-binding protein has protein sequence MEVIVNRVTVDYNGKRALDNISFSLGEGVHILLGSNGSGKTTLLKVLAGLIKPTQGVVKINGIIPWSISRKKLARIVGYVWQNPYYGFVEARVIDEIKFILEATGAEGNWFIVEKLVPRELFERDPFTLSGGEARRVSIASVLVADQDVWLLDEPFANLDNKGVNDLIEVIDYGRRRGKTIIIATHHVLYADMVEPDTLLLLDNGRLVLTGDWSSATDDVLMKHRVMPRGVLCGENIQRSK, from the coding sequence ATGGAAGTAATTGTCAATAGAGTGACAGTGGATTATAATGGGAAACGTGCTCTAGACAATATTTCTTTCTCCCTTGGGGAAGGAGTACATATCCTATTGGGATCCAATGGAAGCGGTAAGACGACGCTATTGAAGGTATTAGCCGGATTAATCAAGCCTACGCAAGGAGTAGTCAAGATAAACGGTATTATCCCTTGGAGTATTAGCAGGAAGAAACTAGCCAGAATAGTGGGGTATGTATGGCAGAACCCATACTATGGGTTCGTTGAAGCAAGAGTTATCGATGAGATAAAGTTCATTCTGGAGGCAACAGGTGCTGAAGGCAACTGGTTTATTGTTGAGAAACTTGTTCCCAGAGAATTATTCGAGAGAGACCCATTTACTTTGAGTGGCGGGGAAGCACGACGAGTCTCTATCGCTAGCGTCTTGGTTGCAGATCAAGATGTATGGCTTCTCGACGAGCCTTTTGCTAATCTAGACAATAAAGGCGTTAACGACTTGATCGAAGTAATCGATTATGGTAGAAGAAGAGGCAAGACAATAATCATAGCAACACACCACGTACTATACGCTGACATGGTTGAACCCGATACTCTTCTCCTCCTGGATAACGGCAGGCTTGTGCTAACCGGTGACTGGAGTAGTGCTACAGACGATGTATTGATGAAACACAGGGTTATGCCACGGGGTGTTCTATGTGGAGAAAATATTCAGAGAAGCAAATAG
- a CDS encoding cobalt transporter, which yields MEKIFREANRLQYSKTILHNINLFPAKIAYIAFIASTIFYLDIEYYPLLIAINIAMLIFIHAYRVLAGTTISYLFLSSIIILIDYLSGTLTTSVIRVIVYGYTSFTAIALFYTTTPPYHLRHYLGLNALTLAYLIIHDTLNEVAEIMYSLKARGWEPGLNPLKYIGLLYTSLMIMIMRISHIEDSLRARGVD from the coding sequence GTGGAGAAAATATTCAGAGAAGCAAATAGACTACAGTACAGCAAGACCATCCTCCATAACATCAACTTGTTTCCAGCAAAGATAGCATACATAGCATTTATTGCCTCAACAATATTCTACCTCGACATAGAATACTACCCGCTCCTCATAGCGATCAATATTGCCATGCTAATATTCATCCACGCATACCGCGTCCTAGCTGGTACAACAATATCGTACTTGTTCCTATCGTCGATAATAATTCTCATAGACTATCTCTCGGGAACCCTGACAACAAGTGTTATCCGTGTGATAGTATACGGCTATACATCGTTTACAGCAATAGCGCTATTCTACACTACAACACCACCATATCATCTAAGACATTACCTTGGCCTCAATGCCCTGACCCTAGCTTACTTGATAATACATGATACATTAAATGAAGTAGCCGAGATAATGTACTCACTCAAAGCACGTGGATGGGAGCCTGGACTGAATCCTCTCAAGTACATAGGATTACTGTATACTTCATTAATGATAATGATCATGAGGATATCCCATATAGAGGATTCACTACGTGCACGAGGTGTAGACTAG
- a CDS encoding chloride channel protein, with amino-acid sequence MYRIQGLQRLVLYGIVIGFISSIITLVFIEGLMLLTSAYSLLLGVDSSISGNDFSVVALKTPNKYLIPVIVFSSIVLSYVIIKLLNAREAMGAGIESLLESYHFRAGRIRMRVVFAKIVSTIITIGGGGSGGLQGPGSLIGGGIASVFSRYFGTRSVERKTLVLAGVAGSLSTIFQAPLGATVFALEVPYKRDLEARALVPVLFSSITGFLISYSILGPRRLFPIVSIDVSTIFMYTSILSYIIFGVFSSITALLYVSTIRGIMVLRKVLVKKFSDIIVASLFGLVLGVIGLIEPGALGLGPVYLNNLFKEILSAESMYHVLTIVVILLLMKTIATGLTVNSGASAGLFGPGIYVGALTGIIYYYIIGQYISPLPAILYAYIGMAAVYGAVSTTPFGTSILVSEITGNYALLLPCLTSAIISREIIGKHTLYINQRNTRLVRELENLLILIANTNIGEVLSKPAASVVKTVPVLKPSDNIEYLLEVYTTTHLRYLPVIDDKGRPLGLINTETLSRQADKLTIKHKVNELDLIKPPETNINACLSEIIDLMTRYNMPVVIITDDDGMYVGLVTAYDLHKYIIEKLYKAK; translated from the coding sequence TTGTATAGGATACAAGGTCTCCAGAGACTTGTACTGTATGGAATAGTCATAGGTTTTATATCAAGCATAATAACATTGGTCTTTATAGAAGGATTAATGCTGCTTACTTCAGCATACTCATTACTACTTGGTGTTGACTCTAGTATATCGGGTAATGATTTTTCTGTTGTAGCATTAAAAACACCAAATAAATACTTGATACCAGTAATAGTGTTTTCATCCATAGTGTTAAGCTACGTTATTATCAAACTCCTTAATGCTCGTGAAGCTATGGGGGCGGGTATAGAGTCTCTTCTTGAAAGCTATCATTTTAGGGCTGGGAGAATAAGGATGAGAGTTGTTTTCGCGAAAATAGTATCGACAATAATCACTATTGGTGGAGGGGGTAGTGGTGGACTCCAGGGGCCAGGGAGCCTTATAGGAGGTGGTATTGCAAGTGTTTTCTCAAGATATTTTGGTACGAGAAGTGTTGAACGAAAGACTCTCGTACTAGCAGGTGTAGCTGGCTCGCTTTCAACAATATTTCAGGCACCACTTGGTGCAACAGTATTCGCGCTCGAAGTACCTTACAAGAGAGATCTAGAAGCTAGGGCCTTGGTACCAGTATTATTCTCGAGTATAACGGGATTTCTCATCTCTTATAGTATACTTGGTCCTAGGCGGTTGTTTCCAATAGTGAGTATAGATGTATCAACGATATTCATGTACACAAGCATATTGTCGTACATAATATTTGGAGTATTCTCTTCAATAACAGCACTTCTTTACGTCTCCACTATAAGAGGTATAATGGTTTTAAGAAAAGTTCTTGTCAAGAAATTCTCGGATATAATCGTGGCTAGTCTATTCGGCTTAGTCCTTGGCGTAATAGGGCTTATTGAACCTGGTGCTCTCGGTCTGGGTCCAGTATATTTAAATAATTTGTTTAAGGAAATCCTATCAGCCGAGTCCATGTATCATGTGTTAACAATTGTTGTAATACTCTTGTTGATGAAAACCATTGCCACGGGTTTAACTGTAAATTCAGGTGCAAGTGCTGGTTTATTTGGGCCAGGAATCTATGTGGGAGCCTTAACTGGGATCATATACTACTATATTATAGGCCAGTATATCTCGCCGTTACCTGCAATACTCTATGCCTATATTGGGATGGCTGCCGTCTATGGAGCAGTATCAACAACACCGTTTGGCACCAGCATACTCGTAAGCGAGATAACTGGGAATTACGCATTACTCTTGCCTTGTCTCACATCAGCAATTATTTCAAGAGAAATCATAGGTAAACACACACTATACATTAATCAGAGAAACACACGGCTCGTAAGAGAGTTAGAGAATCTTCTCATTCTCATTGCTAATACCAATATCGGTGAAGTATTATCTAAGCCTGCGGCAAGTGTTGTGAAAACCGTCCCTGTGCTAAAGCCTAGCGACAACATAGAGTATCTTCTCGAAGTATACACTACTACTCATCTAAGATATCTCCCTGTAATTGATGATAAAGGTAGACCTCTCGGACTGATAAATACAGAGACCCTATCACGACAAGCAGATAAGCTAACTATAAAGCATAAAGTAAATGAACTAGATTTGATCAAACCTCCTGAAACAAATATAAATGCATGTTTATCTGAAATAATAGATCTAATGACGAGATACAATATGCCAGTGGTAATTATAACCGATGACGATGGTATGTATGTAGGTCTAGTTACAGCCTATGATCTCCATAAATACATTATAGAAAAACTATACAAGGCAAAGTAG
- a CDS encoding M55 family metallopeptidase: MRAYVSVDFEGLPGIPVGGLVPRSPQYSRSEWIVTRISKAVVEKLLASGFDKVTLADSHGYMTNIDYREIPRGVTLVQGFPRPLSMITGIEEGYDAAYFIGYHAAAGTMKGYLDHTYSGMTFHRVYINGHQTSEFLLNALVAGEYGVPVVLVAGDKALETDVEKHTPWAVFVPLKQGLGRYAASFESLPEVIESLEKGVEESVKVLKEGKAKPLVFEKPMELVVELRETVFADAASLIPGVMREGAYKLVYKAESAKELMEVIEAITLVCFGIASLREKLR; the protein is encoded by the coding sequence TTGAGAGCGTATGTCTCAGTTGATTTCGAAGGATTACCCGGGATACCCGTTGGAGGTCTTGTCCCTAGATCTCCACAATACTCTAGGAGCGAATGGATCGTAACAAGGATTTCCAAGGCTGTTGTAGAGAAACTGCTTGCCAGCGGCTTCGATAAAGTCACTTTAGCTGATAGCCATGGGTACATGACCAATATTGATTACCGCGAGATACCCCGCGGTGTAACACTTGTCCAGGGATTCCCGAGACCCTTGTCAATGATTACTGGGATCGAGGAAGGCTATGATGCTGCCTACTTCATAGGATACCACGCGGCAGCAGGTACTATGAAGGGCTATCTCGACCACACATACAGTGGCATGACATTCCACCGCGTTTACATTAATGGGCATCAGACAAGCGAGTTCCTGTTAAACGCATTGGTTGCAGGCGAGTATGGTGTTCCAGTAGTTCTTGTAGCCGGGGATAAGGCTCTGGAAACAGATGTGGAGAAGCATACTCCATGGGCAGTGTTTGTCCCACTAAAACAAGGACTAGGACGCTATGCCGCATCATTCGAGAGCCTTCCCGAAGTCATTGAGAGCCTCGAGAAAGGTGTTGAAGAAAGCGTTAAAGTGCTGAAAGAGGGTAAAGCAAAGCCTCTGGTGTTCGAGAAACCAATGGAGCTTGTTGTAGAACTCAGGGAAACAGTATTTGCTGATGCAGCTTCACTAATCCCTGGTGTAATGAGGGAAGGTGCATACAAACTTGTCTACAAAGCAGAGTCAGCTAAGGAGCTTATGGAGGTTATTGAGGCTATTACACTAGTGTGCTTTGGTATAGCTTCTCTAAGAGAAAAACTAAGGTAG
- a CDS encoding TldD/PmbA family protein, protein MARPFEILHGLSEKALAKARELGASEAEFYATWSRELLVKVAGGNIVGIVDKSIGRYCVRVAVGKKIGVYGSEELSLETIDKVVETAIKTAKAAPEDPRWSGFARGYDRASVEGIYDEKTASMEANELMEITKKTLDTAVDAAKKKGAKEALVSRALIGVGETLLFIANSYGEEIYGKTSSAGAWIQVKVKKGGNESSYSALYDSRKMVEEKIYGEVEKAGSLAVEFLKAKPVDSGVYRAYFTPRVAALILSTVLSPALSALNVQEKRSPLRDKIGQEVFSDKITIYDDPYMPWAPGAREFDDEGIKTTKKPLFQKGVLANYVYDYYTAKRENKESTGNARRRNITSPPTPVVYNLAVEPGGLSEDLIAKEVKEGIIIYDVIGYWMSNPVNGNIMATVSHGFYVKGGKIKHPIKGVVISGNLYKLLKEDLVGLSKERVVIENTVSPGILVERINVAGKK, encoded by the coding sequence ATGGCTAGACCATTTGAAATACTACATGGTCTCTCAGAGAAAGCTCTTGCTAAAGCACGTGAACTAGGTGCTAGTGAAGCAGAATTCTATGCTACCTGGTCTAGAGAACTCCTAGTGAAAGTAGCTGGCGGGAATATTGTTGGTATAGTGGATAAGAGTATTGGACGATACTGTGTACGTGTTGCAGTTGGGAAGAAAATTGGTGTGTATGGTTCTGAGGAACTGTCACTCGAGACCATAGACAAGGTTGTCGAGACAGCGATAAAAACAGCCAAAGCGGCGCCAGAGGATCCGAGGTGGAGTGGTTTTGCACGAGGCTATGATAGAGCAAGTGTGGAGGGTATTTATGACGAGAAAACTGCTTCTATGGAGGCAAACGAGTTAATGGAGATAACGAAGAAAACCTTGGATACAGCTGTTGACGCCGCGAAGAAGAAGGGTGCTAAAGAAGCTCTTGTATCGAGAGCGTTGATTGGTGTTGGTGAGACACTATTATTCATAGCCAATAGCTATGGAGAGGAAATATATGGTAAGACAAGTAGTGCTGGAGCATGGATTCAAGTGAAGGTCAAGAAGGGAGGTAATGAATCAAGTTATTCGGCTCTATATGATAGCAGGAAAATGGTTGAAGAAAAGATTTATGGCGAGGTAGAGAAAGCCGGGAGTCTAGCAGTAGAATTCCTTAAAGCTAAACCAGTAGACTCTGGAGTTTATAGAGCATACTTCACACCAAGAGTTGCTGCCTTGATTCTCTCCACGGTGCTTTCTCCAGCACTCTCTGCTCTCAATGTCCAGGAGAAAAGGTCTCCTCTCAGAGACAAGATCGGGCAGGAGGTTTTCTCTGACAAGATAACAATATATGACGATCCATACATGCCGTGGGCTCCTGGTGCAAGAGAATTTGATGACGAGGGAATCAAGACCACCAAGAAGCCATTGTTCCAGAAAGGCGTGCTCGCAAACTATGTCTACGATTACTATACTGCCAAGAGGGAGAACAAGGAGTCTACAGGCAATGCACGTAGACGGAACATAACATCGCCGCCCACGCCAGTGGTATATAACCTAGCTGTGGAACCAGGTGGTTTAAGCGAAGACCTTATAGCTAAAGAGGTTAAGGAAGGAATCATAATATATGATGTCATAGGCTACTGGATGTCCAACCCCGTTAACGGCAACATAATGGCTACAGTATCCCATGGATTCTATGTTAAAGGAGGCAAGATAAAACACCCTATTAAAGGCGTTGTAATATCAGGTAACCTCTATAAGCTATTGAAGGAAGACCTTGTAGGATTGAGCAAAGAGAGAGTTGTTATAGAAAATACTGTATCTCCAGGAATACTTGTTGAAAGAATAAACGTGGCTGGTAAAAAATAA
- a CDS encoding TldD/PmbA family protein: protein MDNGVLREYSVTRKKGVGIRVIVDGFEGFSATNNLDKESIRIAIEKAIKTARAMSYGGKKVKLAEKPVSKDKISSKYSIDPLTIDPEEKVGIVKEMNKASREIEGVVSSTTRLGIQYDHRIFASTEGDYVDVEVRLVGVGQYSIASRAGVMERVYDSRSMVAGWEYIKSLDLTGFAREVSDLAVKATQAKAIKPGTYTAILDNEMVGLLLHEAFGHATEGDIVAGKGSILYGKVGEKVASKHVTIVDDGLIEGGYFVPYDDEGVKKRKVKTVENGVLKRFLQSRTTATLLGMELTGNARAQDYEHQVLVRQTNTYMEPGDYSVEELFEGVKKGVYVRGRGALGGQVDTSMGTFTFTAGPSYLIEKGEIKELVRGVMLSGMILETLKNVDAVAKDLKVKTSVFGGCGKDGQLARVGDGGPHIRVKKITIGG from the coding sequence ATGGATAATGGGGTTTTGCGTGAGTATAGTGTTACTAGGAAGAAGGGTGTTGGTATAAGAGTTATTGTTGATGGATTTGAAGGTTTCTCCGCAACAAACAATCTAGACAAGGAGTCTATACGTATTGCTATAGAAAAAGCGATCAAGACAGCTCGGGCAATGAGCTATGGTGGCAAGAAAGTAAAACTCGCTGAGAAACCTGTATCAAAAGACAAGATCTCCTCTAAATACTCCATAGACCCCTTGACCATTGATCCTGAGGAGAAGGTCGGTATAGTGAAAGAGATGAATAAAGCGTCTAGAGAAATAGAAGGAGTTGTATCCTCTACAACAAGACTAGGGATACAATACGACCACAGGATCTTTGCGTCAACAGAAGGAGACTACGTTGATGTGGAGGTTAGGCTTGTAGGTGTTGGACAGTATAGTATTGCCTCTCGTGCAGGCGTTATGGAGAGAGTATATGATTCACGAAGCATGGTTGCTGGATGGGAGTACATAAAAAGCCTTGACCTCACGGGTTTTGCTAGAGAAGTCTCGGACCTAGCCGTCAAAGCAACACAAGCCAAGGCGATCAAGCCAGGTACGTACACGGCCATACTAGATAACGAGATGGTAGGTCTCCTTCTCCATGAAGCATTTGGTCATGCAACAGAAGGAGACATCGTGGCGGGGAAAGGAAGTATTCTCTATGGTAAAGTTGGAGAGAAAGTAGCCAGTAAGCACGTGACAATAGTCGATGACGGTCTTATTGAGGGAGGATATTTTGTTCCCTACGACGACGAGGGTGTCAAGAAGAGGAAAGTCAAGACGGTGGAGAATGGTGTCTTGAAGAGATTCCTGCAATCACGTACAACAGCAACATTGCTCGGCATGGAGCTCACTGGTAATGCGCGTGCACAAGACTATGAGCATCAGGTTCTTGTCAGGCAGACAAACACCTACATGGAGCCCGGCGACTATAGTGTCGAAGAATTATTTGAAGGAGTCAAGAAGGGTGTCTACGTACGTGGACGTGGTGCTTTGGGAGGGCAGGTTGATACGAGCATGGGTACGTTCACGTTTACAGCTGGTCCAAGCTACTTGATCGAGAAGGGAGAGATCAAGGAGCTTGTACGCGGCGTAATGCTCTCTGGCATGATCCTCGAGACACTGAAGAATGTTGACGCTGTTGCAAAAGACCTCAAGGTTAAGACAAGTGTTTTCGGTGGATGCGGTAAGGATGGGCAGTTGGCTAGAGTGGGTGATGGTGGCCCGCATATACGTGTCAAGAAGATAACTATCGGGGGGTGA